The Pseudomonadota bacterium genome segment GAATGAGATGTTGTGGTCGAATAATGTTGGGCAGTTGAAGGACCGACAACTCTTTGATTTTTGCCTCAGGGATGCAATTGGCTGGGTCTATGAAAATATTGTAGGCAGTATTGGCTTTTGCGTAGATTTGCTTTTCTCCACCGGCAGCAACGAATTGCCGTTGGACAAGCTCTTCTGCACCAACTCCTTTGACAAAAATTTTCATTATACACTCAAATCCTTGTTCATTCCCTGTTCTCGTTTTCGTTGTGAACGAAATCTTGTGCTAAATATTGTTTGTTAAAGCTTTGAATTTCTTCACATTTTCCCGTAACTAACAAGCCGTAAACAACCCAAGCATTACGTGGAAAGGTTTGCTTTTCTATCCAAAGAGTGCCAAAAAGAGCCCCCGCAGGCGTGGTTGGTTTGTTCAATCGATAATATTGAAAGCAATCTAATTTGAGCAAAAGATGTTGAGTTAAAGCCCGAGCCGTAAAATGCAAGGCTTGTCCACAATTGGCACAACGATATGCTGCATCCGGCACTATTCGTTGTCTCTCTGCTTTGTGCTTTTTTTCCTCTGTTTTTGTTTCCATCAACATTCCGCCACATTTCAGACAACGAGGCTTGGCAGCCCTACGCAACTCTCTGGCTGTCACATATCGAAGTGTATCACAAGAATCACAGCGAAAGCTTCTTGTAAAATCCGAATGAATGGGCGTCTTGTGTGTGCGGTCTCCACCGTAATCATGAATGCATGGGGCTTTAGCCATTTGTCACTACTCCAATCGAAAAATCATCAAATGGTTTCCATCCCAGTTTATCAAACTTCCTAAATGCCATTTGACAACGACGTTCTACAAATCCTTCATTGAAATTTTTAAACGCTATCAATTCCCTAATAACCTCAATGAAGTCAACCTTTACAGATTGTTTATGTGTGTCTGATTGATCTGTGCGAAAGAAAGCCGATACCCCATCCGACATAATTGCCACTGATTGAACCTCATCAGTGTTAAATCTGTGAAGTTCTACACTGGCATTTGATAAATTTACTTGACACTCCGTTTCTGCTTTGGTCACAAGAGTGGGCGTAACAATGTATTCATGTCTGTTGTATTTCGTGCCCACATGAGTTTCATAATTTTTAAGCGACTCTTCATTCAAATGATATCTCAGAAAAAATGGGGCACAATTCTCAAATTCCAGAGAGCAAACATAAAAATAATTCGGATATTGAGCAACAATCACACCATCGCCCTTCATTGCCACCACAAATTCTTTTCCTATTTGTTGTGCAATTGTGAGAGTGGCAAACAAGCAATCTTCATGCAGCCCCATTGCTTGGGCATAATTGGCAGCTTGTCTCAAAACACAATTGTAAAATGCTTCGCTGCCAAGCTCATAATCTGCCGCAAGTGTTTGAATTGCCGATCTTGTTAGTAGTCTCGCTCCAAAATCGCTGTCCAATGCCGAGGAACACCCATCTGACACAATGGCGTAATTTGCCCCATGTGTGGCGTAATCTTGACAAATTCTATGGGCTGATCCCTGTGAGAAAAAGCTGTCAGTGGGCATCGTTATTCCTTTTTCGTGAAAATGCAATCGTCTTGATTGCATTGAATCGAATAATGCTCTCTTGCCTTCGGTATCGCAAAAGATTCTTTTGGCTTCCTTGGCTCACCAACAAGCAATTCAGTTATCCCGCCAATAGTGCAAACTCGTACATTTTTACCGGGAAATTTTTGTTTTGCATTTAGTAAAATTTGCTGTTTAGTCATTTATGCAAGTGAATCAAGAAGTGCTTTTTGCTCTTGTTCGTTGAGAGTATAAATGAAGGTCTTGATATACTCTCCCCGCTTCCAAAGTTCTTGAATTAGATTTTCAATAACTTTCCAGTCGCCACCTGCTCTCATAGAACCAAAAGCTGGGGCGTGAATCTCAACTGGATTATTTTCATCCCATAGCTTTAGACACAATTGCTCTACTGTGTGCATGGCCCGACCCAAAGGACCATATTTGATTGGGCGTGGGTTTTCTCTGCCAATCAGCCCCTCTTGTCCAATCATGTTGACCACAAAGATTGGCCCGTGTATATCTGGCAGGGCTGGTTCCACACAAACTATTTGGGCCTCTCCCAATTCAAATGGGATGCCACGTTCGTAATCCCATCCTTCCCGATACCACCTTCGATACAACTGAGCAGTGCTGGGCCATTTTTGCTCTAGAGGAACTACAAAACCCGATCCCCAAGCCCCTATTGAATTTACAATGTGAGGGATAACCACTGGGCTAAGTGTGCTGGGAAACAATTCAAACAAATTGCCAGTTCTGTAATCAATGCTCATGGTATGATTTGAACACAGCCAACATATGGCTGGTCCGTCCTTTCTAAAAGTTCTTGTTGAATCAATGCGTCCCGAAGTTTTTGCACAACTTCCGAATCTTTTGTAATTGAGCAAGACGCATTGGTGTTGATAATTTCCAATATTGTTTCCAATACCGGGGTTGGGATCATACAAATGCCATCCCACATTTCTGCATATGACTTTACATCCGGGGCAGCTTGTTCTGTTTGTGGCACAATTACTTTCCTTATACAAAGAAACAATCATCGTTAACACAATTTGTCATCCCGAACAATATCCCTGGGCCATTGCCCTCTTCATCTTGGGATGGATAAATTCGACTACCATCATCTAAAACCAAGACTTTGGGCGGATCACCGCACCTTTCCCATCCTTCTTGTTGCAATTCTTTTTTGTTCATTTTGCGAACTGCAACGATGGTTCTGCCAACAAGTTTATGTGCCATAATCTAAGCATCCAAAGGTGTTCCATAATGTGTCCATCGGGCCACTCGCAAAGCGTCTTTGTCACCAACAGCTTTTCCGCCGTCTTCGCTCAGTTTCACTACGGGAATGCCGTTTAGAGCCCACATTTTGATAACCATATTCAATGGTTTTAAATCGCCATCAAAATCATTGGTGAAATGAGTGCCAATGCCAAAGCTGCATCGGATGCCCAATTCATCACAATAATGCTTGATTTCTACTGCTTTATCAGCATTTAAATTATCTGAAAAAATCAGCGTCTTGGTGGCTGGATCGATTTTCAGACCTTGGTAATGTGCAACCAATTGATCGGTAAACTTGAATGGACAACCACTATCATGCCGTGCTCCATCCCACAGGCGTGCATGAAATGGTCCGAAATCTTCCAAAAAAGACTTCAGCCCATAGGTGTCGGTAAGCACAATCCCAAGCTGAGCATTGTATACTTTCACCCAAGCATCCATCGCTGCCAGATTAGCATGACGCAAGCTGC includes the following:
- a CDS encoding protein phosphatase 2C domain-containing protein, with the translated sequence MPTDSFFSQGSAHRICQDYATHGANYAIVSDGCSSALDSDFGARLLTRSAIQTLAADYELGSEAFYNCVLRQAANYAQAMGLHEDCLFATLTIAQQIGKEFVVAMKGDGVIVAQYPNYFYVCSLEFENCAPFFLRYHLNEESLKNYETHVGTKYNRHEYIVTPTLVTKAETECQVNLSNASVELHRFNTDEVQSVAIMSDGVSAFFRTDQSDTHKQSVKVDFIEVIRELIAFKNFNEGFVERRCQMAFRKFDKLGWKPFDDFSIGVVTNG